The genomic segment GGGCATTGATCAGGCGACGCGAAAACGCCTGTTGCGCGGCATTCGCCCGTTCCAATTGCCGCACGCGCAATTGGTAACTGGCCAATGCCAGAGCGGTGAGGCCCAAAACAACCAGACCGCGAAACCACCAGGTGCGATAAAACGGCGGAATGACGACGAGCGTCATGCTCGCGCCCGTTTCGTTCCAAACGCCTTCGCCATTATCGGCGCTGACGCGAAACGTATAACTGCCTGGCGGCAGATGCGGAAAATACGCGATGCGCCGCGTGCCAGCCTGCTGCCACGTCTGATCGAAACCAATCAGTTGGTATCTGAATTTCAGTTGTTGCGGGCGGTTCCAACTAAGCGCGGTGTATTGAATCTCTATATTTTCCTGCCCGGAACGAATGCGCGCCGTCTGTCCCGCCGGTAAAGATTCGCCATCCAGCCGGACGCTCTCGATGGCGACGCGCGGCGGTTCCAGGTTGAGGCGCTGCGGATCAACCGCCACAACGCCTTTGATCGTCGGAAACCACAAGCGGCCATCGGCGGTCTTCCACCCGCCGGGACTCGCGCCGTTGCATTCGCGACTGAGCATGCCGTCCACCGCGCCGTAAGCGAACGACATCACCACTTTGCTGCGGCCCTCGGCGAAATCGTTCAGCTCTTTCAGGCTCGCGCGATAGATGCCCTTGTTGCCGCTCAGCCACAGGTTGCCGCTGTCGTCTGCGAGAATTTGAAAGGCGAGGTTGTCGTAAAGGCCGTCTTTGACCGTGATCGCTTTGAAGACGCCGTCCTTGAAGCGCAACAGCCCGTTGCCATCCGTGCCCATCCAGATTTGCCCGGCGCGGTCTTCGTAAAACGCAAGCATGTGCCGACCAGGATAGCCGTCCTTGTGCGCCCAGGTCGTGACGCGCCCCGCGCTGATACGGCTGACGCCGCTGCCCGTGCCGACCCACAGACTGCCGGCGCGGTCTTCATACAACGCGGTGATGTAATTCTCGGCCAGCCCTTCGCGTGTGGTGTAAGTGGTAATGGTGCCGTTATGAAAGCAATGCACGCCATCAAATGAAGTGCCTGCCCAGAGCCGCCCCGCGCGGTCTTCCAGAATTTCCGCAGCCGCCAAGCCGTCTTTGCTGACGTAAGGGCTGAAGCGTCCGTCTTTGTAACGCAACACCTGACCGGGCGCGCTCGCCAGCAAATTGCCCGCGCGGTCGGTCGCCAACGCTCTGCCGCCTCCGGCAGGCAAACCATCGCGTTCCGTGAAGGTTTGAAAGAGGCCATCCTTGAATCTGCTCAAACCGCCGCGCGTTTTCACCCACAGATGCCCCGCGCCATCGCCGCGCACTGAGCCGATGATGTCATCCGGCAAACCATCCTGGGTGGTGTAAACGCTGAAGCGCCCTTCTTTGAGCAGCGCTAGCCCACCGCCATTCGTGCCCAGCCAAAGGTCGCCATTCGCCGTGGCATAGACAGATTGCACCGCATTATTGGCCAACCCCTCCTGCTCGGTGCAAACGTCGAAGCGGCCGTCTTTGAAGCGGTATAACCCGCCGCCAATAGTACCCAGCCAGAGCGTGCCTTCGCGATCTTCGACAATCGCCTGAACAATGTGATGCTGCAAACCGGCGGGCACGCCTGCCATGCTGAACCGGCCTGCTTGCCAGCGGGTCAGCCCACTGTTAGCCGCGCCAATCCATAACGCGCCTACGCGATCAAAGCAGAGCGCGAGCACTTGATTCGACGCCAAACCGTCGCGCGTCGTATAGATCGTGAATTTGCCGTCTTTGAAGCGCGTCAAACCACCCAGCGTGCCGATCCACACAGCGCCCTCAGCGTCTTCGGCAAACGCCGAAATGCGATTGTCTGGCAATCCTTCTTGTGTGGTGTAAGTGGCAAACCGCCCAGCCTGCAAAACATGCACTCCGCCTTGCGTGCCGATCCAAAGATTGCCTGCGCGATCTTCAAACAATGCGCTGACGCGGGGAGTGTTTGGCAATCCTTGCGCCGCGCCATAAAACGTAAACTCCCCCTGGTGATAGCGCGTCAGCCCGCTGCCGTACCCCGCCCATAACGCCCCGTCGCGCGTCACCCGTAAGACGGCAACGTTGTTGCTTTTCAAGCTTGGCGTATTCGCCGTGTCAAACGCCGTGAAGCGCACGCCGTCAAAGCGCACTACGCCCTCCGCCGTCGCCAACCAGAGATAGCCGTCGGGCGTTTGCGCCACAGTGCTGATGCCGTTTTGCGGCAAGCCATGCTGATCGTTCCAGATAAATTGCTGATAGCGGCCAAAGATGCGTTGCGGGCCAATGGTTTGCGCCGTGATTATTGAAGCTGCGCTGACCAACAGAAAGATCAGCCCAAGCCAATGGCGAAAGCCAAACCAGCTTGGCCCAAACCGTGGCCGGTTACTTAAGAGGGATTGTTTAGAAGTAACGATTCCGCGCGCGTTCACAGCGGCGCATTATAAGCGCCACGCAGATTTTGAAAAGCAACCAGGCGTCAATTACAAATTAATTGCAGCCTGGGTTGTGATGAGGCCGCGTTTGTAAATTTAGGCAAAGCCACGTTCTTGCCACCAGTTTCCGCGTCGTGAGGCCTATAGTAAACTGCCCGCGCGGCTGGCAACTACGCGGCTGCGGCTCCTGCACGAAAGCGAATTCATGACCAAACAATCAGCGGCGCCTCAAGTGCTCGCCTTGCTCGACAATCTTTTTTTCGTCGCCAAACTCGACGCCGCCGCCACACAGACCGGCTGTCAACTGGTAACGGCGCGCACGCCTGAAAAGGCGCTGAGCCTGGCGCAAGCCGCCGCGCCCGCGCTCATCGTGCTCGATCTGGATGCGCAAGCCTGCCGCCCCTTCGAGTTCATTCAAACCGTGAAAGCAGACCCCGCGTTGCGCACGATTCCCTTGCTCGGCTTCGTCGCGCACGTCAACACCGGCGTGCAGGCACAGGCCCGTCAGGCCGGGTGCGACCGCGTATTGGCGCGTTCGGCCTTTGCGCGCGACTTACCGGCTCTCTTGCAAAACGCCGCCAACGCCGCCACCCAGAAGGAGCTTCCGATGGCAAACCTACGCAACGAAAAGGTTGATTTCAAAACGCTGATCCGTGTCGCGTCCGAACGCTGTTTCGATGCGCTGGCGACCGGGCCGGGTCTGGACGAATGGTTCACCCAGGGCGCGACCGTAGATTTGCGCCCCGGCGGCGCGATTCAATACCGCTGGCGCGATTGGGGCTTGGAAAAATACAGCGGCGAAATCCCCGGTCAGGTGATCGCGGTGCAACGCCCCGCGCGTTATGTCTTTCAATGGCGCGCCGACAGCGGCAGCTATGACACCACGGTTGAAATCACCTTCACGCCGGTGGCCGGGGGCACTATCGTTCATCTGGTCGAGACGGGTTACGAAGACACGCCCGCCGGGATGCAGGACCTGCTCAATCGCGTGTCGGGTTGGGCGCAGGTGCTGACGCTGTTGAAATTCTATTTGGAACACGGCCTGCACTATTGAGTGACAAACTGGCGGGCGGCGGGCCACAATGCGCGCCGTTATGTCCGTCGTGCTCAAACCCAGATTGTTGCGTCCACAACCAGCGCCTCAGCCCAACGCGCTGGGCGAATGCAGCTTCATCATTGACGGCAGCAACCGGCAATATCATTGGCAAGGCACCGGCTGTCTTTCGATAAAAACTTTCGCCGGGGGCGCGGCGCTTTATAACGTCGGGCGTGGCCGCTTTCGCGTGGCTGAGCATTCTTACCTGTTGCTCAATCAAAATCAGCCGTATGAAATCATTGTGGACGCGCAACAGCCGCTGGCTTCGTTCTGCCTGTTTTTCGAGAATGGTTTGGTGGAAGAAGTACAACGCAGCCTAACCGCCCCCACCGCCAAATTGCTGGACGAACCGCAAACCGTCAAAGATCAGCCGTTGTACTTTTTTGAAAAAACCTATCCGCACGATGACCTGCTCTCGCCCGCGCTCTTTCGCTTGCGCACCGAATTGCCGCAACGCCAAGACGACGAAGTCTGGCTCAACGAACATCTGCATCAGATTCTGCGGCGGCTGTTGACCGCGCAACAATTGGTGCAGCGGGAAGTCGAAAGCTTCCCTGCCCTGCGCGCCACCACACGCGCCGAACTATACCGCCGCCTGCATCGCGACAAGGAATTCATCGCGGCCTCGTTCGAGCAAAGCCTCACGCTGGATGAGATCGCGCGCATCGCCTGCCTTTCGCCCAGCCATTTCCTGCGCACCTTTCAACAAGCCTTCCGGCAAACGCCACATCAGTTTCTGACCACCCAACGGCTGGCGCGCGCACAATACCTGCTGAGGCACACCGGCTTGCCCGTGACCGAAATCTGTTTTGCCGTCGGCTTTGAAAGCCTGGGTTCTTTCAGCACCTTATTCCGCCGTCATCTGGGCCGTTCGCCCGCCCAGTTCCGCCAGGCAAAAAGGTGATTTTCGAGAAGCGCGGCGGACGCTCACTCGGCATACTGCGCGGCGTAGACCTGATTTCCCGCTTAAAGCAACGGACAAAGCAATGGAGGAACAACGCATGAAACTGCTTGGATTGAAGCTGAGCGCGCTCTTGCTATGCACGCTGGCCGTGCCTGTGGGAGCGCAACAAAACAAAGAGAGGAATCAACCAATGCCTGAAACACCCGTCATCAAAAAGGTCGGCCAGATCGCCGTGCGCGTCAAAGACGTCGCCCGCGCCGTCGCCTTTTACCGCGACAAGCTGGGCTTGAAAGTGCTGCTGCAACAGCCCAACCTGGCCGTGGTCGAATGCGGCGGCCTGAATCTTTTCCTCACGCTGCCCGAAAAGGCTGAAGATGCCGGGCACAATTCGATCATTTATTTCGACGTGGATGACATTCAGCAAACGGCCAAAATCCTGACCACGCACAGTGTCACCATCGTCGAAGCGCCCAACAAAGTCGGCAATCTCGGCGCCGTCGAAGTTTGGATTGCGATCTTGCGCGATTCCGAAGACAACTTGCTGGGACTGAGAAGTATGGTGCCCCTGAAGAAGTAGTCAGTACGGGGTAGTCGGTAGGGGCATTGACAATTTACGTTGCACAGGCCGACTGAAATAAATCCTTCAGGGTGAATGCAGCAGCTTGGAGCCGCCGGCGCAACCTAGTTTGTCAATACACCTACTGACTACCGCCTATTATTCACATCGCAAAGCAATCAACGGATCAACCTTTGTCGCCCGTCGCGCCGGAATCCAACAGGCCAACAAGGCCACCAGCGCCAGCAGCAACGCGAGCCCGCCAAATGTCAGCGGATCGGTCGCGCTGACACCGAATAACAGCGCCGTCAGCAACCGCGTGAGCGCGAATGAGCCAGCCAGTCCGACTCCGACGCCCAAGAGTGCCGTTACCATGCCCTGCCACACGATCATCTTCAGTAGGTCGCCCAAACTTGCGCCGAGCGCCAGCCGGATGCCGATCTCGTGCGTGCGCTGTGTGACGGAATAAGCCGTCACGCCATAAACGCCCACCGCCGCCAGCGCGAGCGCGAGCAGCGCAAAGAGTGCCAGCAACCAAGTGTTCAGCCGCGCTTGCGAGAGCGAGGTTGCAACTAACTGCTCCATCGTCGCGATGTCGGCGATGGGTTGCTCCTTGTCAAGTTCGAGCACGGCGTGGCGGATCGCGTTGATCAAACTGAGCGGGTCAGTGGTGGTGCGCAAGGCTAAATACATGCTGCGCGACGTGTCAGGGAATTTGCCGATAACGCTCTGTGTGTGCGGCGTGTAAATCTCCGGCCTGCCGTTCTGGAGCAAGCTGTTGTGCCGCACATCGCCGACGATGCCGACGATGGTAAAGCGCGGGAAGCGGAAGTTCTTGGCGTCAAAGTTCGGCGGCATCAGGTCGGGCGGGATCAGGTCTTCGGGCGGGCCAAACCAGACGCGCTTGCCGAGCGGGTCTTCGTTGGGCCAGTAGCGCCGCGCCAGCGCTTCGTTGATGACGGCCACAGACAAGGTGTCGCGCGTGTCGCGTTCGTTGAGCAAGCGCCCCTTGCGCAGCGCGAAGCCCAGCGTGTTGAAGTAATCGCCACTCACTTGCCGGTATTGCACGACCGGCACTTTATCGAGCGCTTTCGGCGCGGGGCGATCTTCGATGGAAAAGAGTTTGCCCCAACCGCTGTTGGTCAGCGGCAAAGCCGAACTGACCCCGGCTGCTTGCACGCCGGGCAGCGCCTTGACGCGCTCAACCAATTGTTGAAAGAAGCCTGCCGCCAGTTCTAAATGACCGGGATCATCCGGGTATTTGGTCAGCGGCAACGAAATTTGCAGGGTCAGAATGTGATCGGTGCGGAAGCCCGGATTGACGCGCTGCATGCGCAACAGGCTGTTGACCATCAGCCCCGCGCTCACCAACAGGATCAACGACAAAGCCAGCTCCGCCGCCACCAGTACGTTGCGCACACGACGGCTGCGCGCGCTGCCCGCCGTCCCGCGACCACCTTCTTTGAGCGCTTCGTTCAAATCCGGCTTGGCTGCCTGCGCCGCCGGCGCCAGCCCGAAGAGCAGGCTCGTCAACAGCGCCAGCCCACAGGTAAAGGCCAACACGCGCCCATCCACCCGCACCTCGGCCAGCCGCGGCAGCTTGGGCGCCAGACCGATCAGCGCATCCACGCCCCACCAGGCCAGCGTCAAGCCGCACACGCCGCCGAGCAGGCTGAGCAACAAACTTTCCGTCAGCAGTTGCCGCACAATCCGTAAGCGTGTCGCGCCCAGCGTCGTGCGAATCGCGACTTCACGCTGGCGTGCCGCCGCGCGCGCCAGCAACAGGTTCGTCACGTTCGCACAGGCGATCAACAGCACGCAGGCAACGGCGCAAAGCAACACCAGCAGCGCCCGTTGCACGTTGCCGACCGTCGCCTCGTGCAGCGAGACCAAGCTCGCGCCGAAATCGCCCACGCTTTTGACCTCGTGGGCAATCTGATGCTGGATGCCATCCACGTCCTGCTGCGCTTGCGTGATGCTCATACCCGGTTTGAGCCGTGCCACGACGCTCAGCCAATAATTGCCGCGCGTGTTGTATTCGCTGTCATCCGCCACCGCGAGCGGCAGCCAGAGCTTGACGGTCTGATCCGGGAACTGGAAGTTGCGCGGCGCGACGCCGACGACAGTGAATAGCTCGCCGTTAAGTTTCAGCGTCTGCCCGTTGGGCTGCGCATTGTCGCCAAAGCGCCGCCGCCACAATTCATCGCTCAGGATTGCCACGCGATGCTTGCCGTACCGCTCTTCCGCGCTGGCAAACCCGCGCCCCTGCGCCACGCCTACGCCGAGCGTCGGGAAGAGGTCGGCAGAAACTTGCGCGCCCACCACACGCTCAGGCGCTTCCGCGCCAGCGATGTTGTAGCTGTTCGTGCTATAAGCCGCCATCCGCTCAAACGACTGATTGCGCCGCGCCCATTCGCGGAAGTCCGGCAGCGCGACGCCGAAGTTGGTGATGCCGCGCGCCAGGTTGGTCGTATTGACCATCATCAGCCGCTCGGCCTGTGGATACGGCAATGGGCGCAACAGCACGGCATTGACCACACTAAAAATCGCCGTGTTCGCGCCGATGCCTAGTGCCAGTGTCAGGACGGCAATCAGCGTGAAGCCGGGGTTTTTAAGTAACATTCGCGCGCCATAGCGCATATCTTGCCAAAGTATTCGCATCGTCATCACTCCTTTGAATTATGGGTAGGAGAACGGCCCGCGCAGGCAAACCGTTCTAACAGGCTAACCAAGTCGCGTGCCGCCCGGGCGTAGTGGATAAGTCATTGCGCCGTTTACGGTCTGCTGACAGGGCGTGTAGCCAGTTGTTCGAATGCGGGAAAGGATGATCCCAAAAGTGAAGCGGGCGGAGTGGTGAAGCTATGAGTGCGGTACCGCCTGTGGCAGCAGGTGGTACTGCTCCAATGATGAAGACCCCAGCAAGCCTTTGATCTCACCGACCAAATACAACGAGCCGCACGCGCAAATCACGCCGTTGGCGGGCGTCGTCTCTTGGGCCAGTTGCAGCGCGGCGCGCACGCTCTCGGCCTGCAAGACGTGGTATCCCAGCGCTTCGGCGCGTTGGGCCAGTTCAGTTGGATCAGCGGCCCGCGGGTTATCCACCTTGGCAGCAATGATTGTGGTCGCGGCGGGAAAAAGAATTTCTTCCATTTCACCGAAGGGCTTGTCGGTCATCACACCAAACACCATGGTGACCGGCACGTGCGCGCAAAACTCTTGCAAGAAGTCACGCAGGACTTGCGCGCCCGCCGGATTATGGGCACCGTCCAATAGCAACGGCACCTTTGCGCCAGGCAAGGTCGCCAATTCCAGGCGGCCCGGCCATTCGGCCTGTTGCAGACCAGTATTGATGCTGGCGGATGTGATGGGCAGACCGGCGCGGCGGAGCGCTTCGCCAATGTGAATGGCCAGCAGCGCGTTGGTGACTTGATATCGCCCCCGCAAACCCAAGCGCACGTCGTACTCGCCTTGCCGATGGGTGTAGCGCAAGCGGCATAGCCCCAACAATGGCGAAACGGCGTCTTCGTGTTCAACAACAGTTTCTAAAAACAGCGCGGCGGAAAGTTCCTCTTCCAGCGAAAGCAGCGGCGCGCGCAGTTCATTCGCGCGCGCGGCGATCACCTGCATTACAGCGGACGATTGCGGGGCGACGATGACGGGCGTGCCGGGTTTGATGATGCCCGCTTTTTCGCCCGCGATTTCGGGCAAGGTGTAGCCGAGATGCCGCTGATGATCGTAATCAATCGGCGTAATCGCCGTCACCAGCGGCGCGCTGACATTGGTGGCGTCGAGCCTGCCGCCCAACCCCACTTCGAGGACGGCCAAATCCACTTTTTGCGCGGCGAAATAAAGAAAGGCCAGCAGCGTGAGTTGTTCAAACAGACTCGGCACGGTGCTGAGTTCGCCCGCCGCCAGCAAGCGTTCGCCCAACCGGCGCACTTCGGTCGCGTAATGCGCGAACTCGTCCTGACTGATGTCGCGCACCTCGGCCCCGTCGGCAATCCGCATGCGTTCGGTGATTTCAACCAGATGCGGCGAGGTGTACAGCCCCACGCGCAACCCGGCGGCGCGTGCGATGGCAAAGGTCATCGCGGCGGTCGAACCTTTGCCGTTCGTCCCGGCGATCAACACCGATGGATATTGCAATTGCGGCTGACCACAGGCGGCCGTCAACGCCAGGATGCGCGATAGGCCGAGATTCATCGTCTCCATCTCGTGGCCGCGCGCATACAGATATTCAATCGCTTGGGTGTAGTTCATAACGTCAGATGCGGCGATGATAAGGGCCAGGGCGAAACGCGGCAAACGCTAAGGCATGGGCATGCGCCGACTGAAACCGCTCCGCTGAACTGAAACTCTGGCCGACGCCTGAGTCGGACTCAGGCGTCGGCCAGAGTTTTTTGCCGGTAAAGCGTAGTGGTTCGAAGGGGAAGGCTTTCGCCGCAGATGAACGCTGTAAAACGCGGCTTAAACCGATGACTCAAGGGATTGATCTGCCTGACCGGCGCCGCTCTATGGCTTGGCGCTCTCCTTTGTCACACGCTCCTCCGAAGTGCCGACTATCGCCCAAACACTCCATGCCATCCAGCCAGTAAAGTCAGCCGCAAACCGGCCCACAATTGCAACCACCAACTGCCGCTCTGCCGCGCTACTTGCCAAACGGCGCGGCGATGCAGTTCGCGCAGGATGGGACTGGTTTCGACAAAGGCGGCGGCGCGGCGCGTGTCGAAGAGGTTTTCGAGGATTGAGCGATGCGAGACTTGCAACGCATTGCGCTGGTGGTCGGCGTCAAGCAACGCCGTAGCGAGGTCAAAGACGAAACGATCCCATTCGCGCAGCGCGCCAATGTTGATGTGCGCCAGGCGTTGCTGGCTGCTCTCATATTCGCCGCGCAACAGATCATCCACGGCCAGCAACAGCAAATGCGGATCGGTCATGTGATCGGGCGGCAAGGTAAGCGCGTGTTGGCTGACTTCGCGGCTTTCGCGCTCGCGTTTGAGTTGGCGCAAAGCCAGCGCCAGGTTCCAGAGCATCCAAGGTTCCAGCTTGGCGCGTTTGTGCCAATCACTCATCCAGCCCGCCGCCGCGCGCAAATCGCCAATCTCATAGAGGTTGTAACCGACTTGCGCCCACGCGGTATCGTCGGCACGCAAGGCTTCGTGGTAGACATCAACATAGCTGCGCAGCCGGTGTTTTTGCCGCCCTTCGGCCAGCGTGCCGATCCAGGCAATAGACGCCTTGCGCCAACGCTCTTCCAGCTCCGGCCCTGCGCCCTTGAGCGCTTCCAACCAACCCTGGCAACGATCCCATTGCTTGCGGCTGGCGCAGCGTTCGATCCAGAGGATGGCGGCGTTGGTGTTGGCTTGGGACGTGTCGAGAAAGGTCTCCAACACTTCGTCAACGATCTGTTGCCAGCGCGCGACATCGCTGGCGTCAACCGCTTGATCCAATTCACGGCGGCTGTCGCTCTCTGACAAACACAGTTCGCGCAAGCGTTGGCGCGCCGTGTCGTAATCCTCGCGGGCCAGCGCCAGTTTCAACTCGCGCACGGTCGTCTCATCGCCGCCCAGGTATTGGCGCAGGCGCTTGGCGGTCGCTTCCGCCGCGTCGAGTTCGCGGTCTTCCAACTGCAAATCAAACAGCGTGGTGGCCGCGTATTCATAATTCGGATCGAGTTGCAGCGCGCGTTGCAGGCTTTGTTTTGCGCCGTCGCGGTCTTGCGTGCGCAAGCGCGCTTCGGACAAATAGCCCAGCGCCAGCGGATAGTGCGGCATCAGCTTCGCCATCGCTTCGGCAGCTTCCAGATAGGCGCGGTGCTCGTCGGTGGTGCGATACCAGTCGGCCAGTTGATACCAGGCGGGAAAATAGTTCGGCTCGTCTTTGACCAGTGCGCGCAAGATTTTGACGGCTTCGATGACTTCGCCGCGCTCGGCCTCAACATTGGCAGCCATGATGCGCAAATCGGCGGGCGGTTGTTCGCCAAAGATCGCGGGGCGGCAAGCGGCGCGCGCTTCGTCAAAGCGTTTGGCTTCAGTCAGCACACGCACACGCAGGCGATAGGCTTCGACCGAATGCGGTTGCAAGCGCAAGGCTTCATCAATAGCAGTCAGACGTTCGTTCAGCGCGCGCGGATCGGTGATCGTATTCGCCAGCGTCAGCCAGGCTTGCGGCGAACCGGGGCGCTGTTTGGTCAGCGTGCGCGCGCATTCGACGGCGAGTTCGGGCCTCTTCAATTCCTGCGCCCAATCGCGCAAGACGCGCCAGCCCCAGTCGTAGCCCGGTTCGAGCGTGATGGCGCGTTGAATGCGTTTGAGCGCTTCTTCTTTTTCGCCCAGATGCCAGAGCAGATCGGCCAGACAGCCGTGGTTGAAATGATCGAGCGGCGTCAGGGCACAGGCGCGCTCCAAAACCTCCTTGCCCTTTTGCCGGTCGCCGGCGCGTTCGTAGGCTTCGGCCAATTGCTGGGCCGCCGCGCCCCAACTCGGATTAATGCGCAGCGCTTGTTGCAAGGCTTCAATCTCGCCCGGCGTGTTCAGCCGCACGCGCTGCACCTGCGCCAAATCGAGCCAGAGGCGCGGCATCAGCGGAAACCGTTGCGACGCTTGCTCGGCCAGTTGCAAGGCTTCGTCGAGGCGCTGCAAATCCACCAACTG from the Acidobacteriota bacterium genome contains:
- a CDS encoding VOC family protein, whose translation is MKLLGLKLSALLLCTLAVPVGAQQNKERNQPMPETPVIKKVGQIAVRVKDVARAVAFYRDKLGLKVLLQQPNLAVVECGGLNLFLTLPEKAEDAGHNSIIYFDVDDIQQTAKILTTHSVTIVEAPNKVGNLGAVEVWIAILRDSEDNLLGLRSMVPLKK
- a CDS encoding bifunctional folylpolyglutamate synthase/dihydrofolate synthase, producing MNYTQAIEYLYARGHEMETMNLGLSRILALTAACGQPQLQYPSVLIAGTNGKGSTAAMTFAIARAAGLRVGLYTSPHLVEITERMRIADGAEVRDISQDEFAHYATEVRRLGERLLAAGELSTVPSLFEQLTLLAFLYFAAQKVDLAVLEVGLGGRLDATNVSAPLVTAITPIDYDHQRHLGYTLPEIAGEKAGIIKPGTPVIVAPQSSAVMQVIAARANELRAPLLSLEEELSAALFLETVVEHEDAVSPLLGLCRLRYTHRQGEYDVRLGLRGRYQVTNALLAIHIGEALRRAGLPITSASINTGLQQAEWPGRLELATLPGAKVPLLLDGAHNPAGAQVLRDFLQEFCAHVPVTMVFGVMTDKPFGEMEEILFPAATTIIAAKVDNPRAADPTELAQRAEALGYHVLQAESVRAALQLAQETTPANGVICACGSLYLVGEIKGLLGSSSLEQYHLLPQAVPHS
- a CDS encoding helix-turn-helix transcriptional regulator translates to MSVVLKPRLLRPQPAPQPNALGECSFIIDGSNRQYHWQGTGCLSIKTFAGGAALYNVGRGRFRVAEHSYLLLNQNQPYEIIVDAQQPLASFCLFFENGLVEEVQRSLTAPTAKLLDEPQTVKDQPLYFFEKTYPHDDLLSPALFRLRTELPQRQDDEVWLNEHLHQILRRLLTAQQLVQREVESFPALRATTRAELYRRLHRDKEFIAASFEQSLTLDEIARIACLSPSHFLRTFQQAFRQTPHQFLTTQRLARAQYLLRHTGLPVTEICFAVGFESLGSFSTLFRRHLGRSPAQFRQAKR
- a CDS encoding SRPBCC domain-containing protein; the encoded protein is MTKQSAAPQVLALLDNLFFVAKLDAAATQTGCQLVTARTPEKALSLAQAAAPALIVLDLDAQACRPFEFIQTVKADPALRTIPLLGFVAHVNTGVQAQARQAGCDRVLARSAFARDLPALLQNAANAATQKELPMANLRNEKVDFKTLIRVASERCFDALATGPGLDEWFTQGATVDLRPGGAIQYRWRDWGLEKYSGEIPGQVIAVQRPARYVFQWRADSGSYDTTVEITFTPVAGGTIVHLVETGYEDTPAGMQDLLNRVSGWAQVLTLLKFYLEHGLHY
- a CDS encoding ABC transporter permease, with amino-acid sequence MRILWQDMRYGARMLLKNPGFTLIAVLTLALGIGANTAIFSVVNAVLLRPLPYPQAERLMMVNTTNLARGITNFGVALPDFREWARRNQSFERMAAYSTNSYNIAGAEAPERVVGAQVSADLFPTLGVGVAQGRGFASAEERYGKHRVAILSDELWRRRFGDNAQPNGQTLKLNGELFTVVGVAPRNFQFPDQTVKLWLPLAVADDSEYNTRGNYWLSVVARLKPGMSITQAQQDVDGIQHQIAHEVKSVGDFGASLVSLHEATVGNVQRALLVLLCAVACVLLIACANVTNLLLARAAARQREVAIRTTLGATRLRIVRQLLTESLLLSLLGGVCGLTLAWWGVDALIGLAPKLPRLAEVRVDGRVLAFTCGLALLTSLLFGLAPAAQAAKPDLNEALKEGGRGTAGSARSRRVRNVLVAAELALSLILLVSAGLMVNSLLRMQRVNPGFRTDHILTLQISLPLTKYPDDPGHLELAAGFFQQLVERVKALPGVQAAGVSSALPLTNSGWGKLFSIEDRPAPKALDKVPVVQYRQVSGDYFNTLGFALRKGRLLNERDTRDTLSVAVINEALARRYWPNEDPLGKRVWFGPPEDLIPPDLMPPNFDAKNFRFPRFTIVGIVGDVRHNSLLQNGRPEIYTPHTQSVIGKFPDTSRSMYLALRTTTDPLSLINAIRHAVLELDKEQPIADIATMEQLVATSLSQARLNTWLLALFALLALALAAVGVYGVTAYSVTQRTHEIGIRLALGASLGDLLKMIVWQGMVTALLGVGVGLAGSFALTRLLTALLFGVSATDPLTFGGLALLLALVALLACWIPARRATKVDPLIALRCE